Part of the Rhodoflexus caldus genome, GCTTGGTCGGTTGTCCAATGCAGCGGTGTAAATCCTTTGCGCAACTGCTCTGCCTGCACTCGGTCGGCAGGCGATACCACCAACTCATCTCTGCCTACTACGCGCGGCACGGCTGCAAAAGCCAGATAAAAACTTTGTGCCGTAAATTTCTCCGATAGCTCCTGTTTTTTTCGGCGAATCCACTGAATGGCAGGCTCATCGGCTACGCATATAAGCAACTGTAACAAAAAATCGGCATAAGCAGAGGTAGGCTGCATCATAATCGGGCAAATGTTCGGCTCAAAAGTTAGTGTATTTTTGTGTGATTTTTGATTTTGACACAAATTATGGCTCTTTGCTCGGTTGTTATTCGCTGCCACAACGAAGAAAAACACATCGGTAAATTATTAGACTGCATCATGCAACAAAGCATACGCGATGTGGAGATAGTGGTGGTAGATTCAGGCTCAACCGACCGCACCGTTGCCATTGCTCAACAATACCCCATTCGTTTGGTGCATATCCAGCCCGGAGAGTTCACTTTTGGGCGGGCGCTGAACAGGGGCATTGTGGCAGCTTCGGGGCAGTACATCCTGATAGCCAGTGCGCATGTGTATCCTACGGCCAACGATTGGGTCGAGAAAATGCTGGCACCCTTTGCCGCCGACTCACGCGTGGCACTCACTTTCGGCAGGCAAATTGGCAACCATCTTACCAAGTATTCCGAGCATCAGATTTTTCGCAAATGGTTTCCACCGGAGCCTCATTGGTATCTGCAAGACCATCCGTTTTGCAACAATGCCAATGCCTGTATCCGTCGCGATGTGTGGGAGCAACTGCCTTACGACGAGCAACTTACCGGCTTGGAAGACTTAGACTGGGCAAAAAAAGCCTTGCAAAAAGGCTACTTGCTGGCATATGTGCCCGAAGCGCCCATCGTACATATCCACGAAGAAACACCACAACGAATTTTAAACCGCTATCGGAGGGAAGCTATTGCCTACAAGCGCATTTTTCCGGAGGCGCATTTCTCGCTGCGCGATTTTTTGTACTTGTTTCCTACCAATGTCATCAGCGATTGGTACCATGCTTGGCAGGAAGGCGTTTTTTGGAGTAACTGGAAAGAAATCGTCATATTCCGCCTGATGCAGTTTTGGGGCACTTACCAAGGCTACCGACAACGCGGAGAAGTGAGCGAGATGCTCAAACGCCGATTCTATTACCCCAACAAGTTGAAAAATCAGTTTTCGCGCGAAATTTAAATCAATTTGGCGTTGTGTTTGTTTGATGTGTAATAAAAAAACGCTAAATTTGATATTACACCTTAAATGTAACGCCTATGGTACCTACATCTACTCCGGCAAAGTGCCTGTTATTGGTATTTGCCTTTTTTTCGTTTATGGCAAATGCTCAAAATGCTACCAGCTGGGCAGATGCTAAAAAGAACAAGGAAGCTACGATAGTAGTAAACTACATTCAAACGCCCATGTTTTCGTACAGCAGTTCCCAGAAGGATAAACCCAAGGGAATCTGCGTGGATTTGATGGAGAATTTTGCCAAATACCTGGAAATGCAAAAAGGCATTAAGGTAAAAATTGAATATCGGCCTTATGAGGATTTCGCTAAATTCTATGCTGCCACCAAAGCAAGCGGCAACGGCACTTTTGGTATAGGTAACATTACCATTACCGAAGCACGTAAGAAAGAAGTGCGTTTT contains:
- a CDS encoding glycosyltransferase family 2 protein, yielding MALCSVVIRCHNEEKHIGKLLDCIMQQSIRDVEIVVVDSGSTDRTVAIAQQYPIRLVHIQPGEFTFGRALNRGIVAASGQYILIASAHVYPTANDWVEKMLAPFAADSRVALTFGRQIGNHLTKYSEHQIFRKWFPPEPHWYLQDHPFCNNANACIRRDVWEQLPYDEQLTGLEDLDWAKKALQKGYLLAYVPEAPIVHIHEETPQRILNRYRREAIAYKRIFPEAHFSLRDFLYLFPTNVISDWYHAWQEGVFWSNWKEIVIFRLMQFWGTYQGYRQRGEVSEMLKRRFYYPNKLKNQFSREI